From a region of the candidate division WOR-3 bacterium genome:
- the guaB gene encoding IMP dehydrogenase: MSIKEALTFDDVLLVPQKSRVLPAEIDISTRFTQGIVLRLPFVSAAMDTVTETEMAIAMARQGGIGVIHKNMPVERQAEMVARVKRVESSMVADPIAIEPDRTIAEAKDLMQQHGISGLPVVAPGGRLVGILTRRDLLFEDDPRRRVGQVMTKEGLVTAPVGTSLEEARRILRRHRIEKLPIVDRRGRLRGLITTKDIIKRVEYPNATVDDRRRLRVAAAVGAGQDALARADALVRAEVDAVVIDTAHGHSTRVLATARRLRRKYPGLELVVGNVATADGALACVRAGATGVKVGIGPGSTCTTRVIAGAGVPQFTAILDCCRVLSRRGVPVIADGGIRFSGDVAKALAGGASTVMMGNLLAGTDESPGEQVLLEGRRYKVYRGMGSLDAMKEGSADRYFQEGAKKLVPEGIVGRVPYRGSVREVLFQLEGGLRASMGLCGCRTLGEFRREARFIRVTGAGLRESHPHSLVITKEAPNYEAPDQLER; this comes from the coding sequence ATGAGCATCAAGGAGGCGCTGACATTCGATGATGTGCTGCTTGTGCCGCAGAAGTCCCGCGTTCTGCCGGCCGAGATTGACATCAGTACACGTTTTACGCAGGGCATTGTTCTGCGGCTTCCGTTTGTAAGTGCGGCGATGGATACTGTGACCGAGACCGAGATGGCGATTGCCATGGCTCGTCAGGGAGGGATAGGAGTAATTCACAAGAATATGCCGGTTGAACGTCAGGCTGAGATGGTTGCCAGGGTCAAGCGGGTAGAGTCAAGCATGGTTGCGGACCCTATCGCCATCGAGCCGGACCGGACGATTGCCGAGGCGAAGGACCTGATGCAGCAGCATGGTATCTCCGGACTGCCGGTTGTGGCTCCGGGTGGTCGCCTGGTCGGCATCCTGACACGGCGCGACCTGTTGTTTGAGGATGACCCCAGACGCAGAGTGGGGCAGGTGATGACCAAGGAGGGACTTGTCACCGCACCCGTTGGTACCAGTCTGGAAGAGGCGCGCAGAATCCTGCGCCGACACCGGATTGAGAAACTGCCGATTGTTGACCGTCGAGGCAGGCTACGCGGGCTGATTACAACCAAGGACATAATCAAACGCGTCGAGTATCCCAATGCAACCGTGGACGACCGACGTCGGCTCAGGGTTGCCGCGGCGGTCGGCGCAGGACAGGATGCGCTTGCACGGGCCGATGCCCTCGTACGGGCCGAGGTTGACGCAGTCGTGATAGACACCGCACACGGCCATTCGACGCGCGTACTAGCAACCGCACGCCGGCTTAGGCGCAAGTACCCAGGTCTTGAACTGGTAGTCGGTAACGTCGCAACGGCTGATGGTGCGCTTGCATGTGTTCGGGCCGGCGCAACTGGGGTCAAGGTTGGCATCGGGCCAGGTTCGACCTGCACCACCCGCGTCATTGCCGGTGCGGGCGTGCCGCAGTTCACGGCGATTCTTGACTGCTGCCGGGTGCTCAGTCGGCGCGGGGTACCGGTAATTGCCGATGGCGGGATTCGCTTCTCGGGCGATGTGGCGAAGGCACTGGCCGGTGGCGCAAGCACGGTCATGATGGGCAATCTGCTTGCTGGTACGGACGAAAGCCCAGGAGAGCAGGTTCTGCTCGAAGGCCGGCGCTATAAGGTATACCGGGGCATGGGTTCGCTAGATGCGATGAAGGAGGGCTCGGCCGACCGCTACTTTCAGGAAGGGGCGAAGAAGCTTGTCCCTGAAGGCATCGTTGGCCGGGTACCTTACCGCGGCAGTGTGCGGGAAGTTCTGTTTCAGCTTGAAGGCGGACTCCGGGCGAGCATGGGACTGTGCGGCTGTCGGACCCTAGGTGAGTTCCGACGTGAGGCGAGGTTCATCCGGGTGACTGGCGCCGGTCTGAGAGAGAGCCATCCCCACAGCTTGGTCATTACCAAGGAGGCTCCGAACTATGAAGCTCCGGACCAGTTGGAGCGATAG
- a CDS encoding TlpA disulfide reductase family protein yields MFCGCGSGSSSAWDWSSELRRPDGTNLEFPSRPDKPVLLLFFASWASPCVPMLDALSLFGGRARVVAVSCDTEPAKLLNRDRVEVAVSPGMSVARRFGVTVLPTVVLLDRLGQQVGRFEGYSPSVCSVLGVRLDSLNASP; encoded by the coding sequence GTGTTTTGCGGCTGCGGTTCCGGATCGAGTTCGGCATGGGACTGGAGTTCGGAGCTTAGGCGACCGGACGGGACGAATCTGGAGTTTCCATCCCGGCCTGACAAGCCAGTTCTACTACTATTCTTTGCCTCGTGGGCTTCGCCGTGTGTGCCGATGCTTGATGCGTTGTCATTGTTTGGTGGTCGAGCAAGAGTAGTGGCTGTCTCATGCGACACGGAACCCGCAAAGCTATTGAACCGGGACCGAGTTGAAGTTGCAGTTAGTCCAGGCATGAGTGTCGCTCGTCGGTTCGGCGTCACGGTGCTACCAACTGTGGTGCTTCTCGACCGGCTCGGTCAACAGGTCGGGCGGTTTGAGGGTTACAGTCCGTCGGTATGCAGTGTACTTGGCGTCAGACTCGATTCCCTAAATGCTTCTCCTTAG